One Nostoc sp. UHCC 0302 DNA window includes the following coding sequences:
- a CDS encoding P-loop NTPase fold protein — protein sequence MLLDLERFYQACNPSRPLMIGNLRDRRYYIDFAAVRGGKIIEALQRTITRISPDAPTCQLFTGHLGCGKSTELLRLKAELEEQKFHVVYFESTHILEMADVDVTDILLAIAGQVSESLEAMKIRLKPRYFTKLFSEIIDFLQTPIDLGVEAELSVGIAKITAKTKESPQLRRRLRDYLEPRTANILQSINQELLERANTELKSRAKQGLVVIVDNLDRVAIRPLPSGRSLPEYLFIERGEQLRKLNCHVVYTIPLALTFSNNSAELQHRLGGGVAPKVLPMIPVRLRSGDIFIQGLAMMRQMVLARAFPDVLSSDRLNLITEVFDSLETLDRLCLISGGHVRDLLGLLFDCLREQDPPFDRDCMELVIQRQRDYRANAIDPHEWELIFQVMQQQRVGGDIEYHTLLRSLFVFEYRDHRGAWYAVNPVLAETQKFKSWLNETNKQM from the coding sequence ATGCTCCTAGATTTAGAAAGATTCTATCAGGCTTGCAATCCGAGCAGACCTCTAATGATAGGAAATCTGCGCGATCGCCGATACTATATCGATTTTGCTGCGGTGCGGGGTGGCAAAATTATTGAGGCTTTGCAGCGCACAATCACTCGGATATCGCCAGATGCGCCTACCTGTCAATTATTTACAGGACATCTTGGTTGTGGAAAATCAACGGAGTTGTTGCGGCTCAAAGCTGAGTTAGAAGAACAGAAATTTCATGTAGTTTACTTTGAGTCCACCCATATCCTCGAAATGGCAGATGTGGATGTGACTGATATTTTATTGGCGATCGCAGGTCAGGTAAGTGAAAGCCTAGAAGCGATGAAAATTCGCCTCAAACCCCGCTACTTCACGAAGTTGTTTAGTGAAATTATCGATTTTCTACAAACGCCAATTGACCTTGGAGTAGAAGCAGAATTGTCTGTTGGAATCGCCAAAATTACAGCTAAGACTAAAGAAAGTCCCCAGTTGCGGCGGCGATTAAGAGACTACTTAGAACCGCGAACAGCGAATATTTTACAGTCAATTAATCAAGAACTGCTTGAGCGTGCTAACACCGAACTTAAAAGTAGAGCCAAACAAGGACTAGTGGTAATTGTTGATAACCTAGATCGGGTTGCGATTCGCCCTTTACCATCTGGGCGATCGCTGCCAGAATACTTATTTATTGAAAGGGGCGAACAGTTACGCAAACTCAATTGTCATGTTGTCTACACTATTCCCCTAGCTTTGACTTTCTCCAACAATAGCGCCGAACTGCAACATCGCTTGGGTGGTGGTGTCGCGCCGAAAGTGTTGCCAATGATACCTGTGCGTCTGCGTTCCGGGGATATTTTCATCCAGGGGTTAGCGATGATGCGACAAATGGTGTTAGCGAGAGCCTTCCCAGACGTTTTAAGTAGCGATCGCTTAAACTTGATTACAGAAGTATTTGATAGTTTAGAAACTTTAGATCGGTTGTGCTTGATTAGTGGTGGTCATGTGCGCGATTTACTGGGGTTGCTGTTTGACTGTTTGCGAGAACAAGATCCACCCTTTGACCGGGATTGTATGGAGTTGGTGATTCAAAGACAACGGGATTACCGCGCTAACGCCATTGACCCTCATGAGTGGGAATTAATTTTTCAGGTGATGCAACAGCAAAGAGTCGGCGGTGATATCGAATACCATACTTTATTACGAAGTTTATTTGTATTTGAATACCGCGATCATCGAGGAGCTTGGTATGCTGTCAACCCGGTGTTAGCAGAGACGCAAAAATTTAAATCATGGTTGAACGAGACCAACAAGCAGATGTAA
- a CDS encoding SDR family NAD(P)-dependent oxidoreductase, which translates to MVAENQRTVVITGASTGIGEACALLLDQLGFFVFAGVRKDADAEKLIQKGSQRLIPIFLDVTDAEAIAAAVETVTNTVGNAGISGLVNNAGVAVPGPLELLPIAEFERQMQINVTGQLAVTQAFLGLLRQGRGRIVNMGSISGRSAAPFLGAYNASKYALEALTDVMRMELRPWGISVSIIEPGAIATPIWEKSFAQADMARENLSPSAQHLYGEAMNAVRKSTGIIASKGIPAEIVAQAVVHALTAKHPKTRYLIGQDAKLAAMLKRLLPDKLYDRIISYSMGL; encoded by the coding sequence ATGGTTGCAGAAAATCAACGTACAGTTGTAATTACCGGAGCATCAACAGGAATTGGTGAGGCGTGTGCTTTGCTGTTAGATCAGTTGGGATTCTTTGTCTTTGCGGGTGTGCGTAAAGATGCTGATGCTGAAAAACTTATACAGAAAGGATCACAAAGGCTGATTCCTATTTTTTTAGATGTTACTGACGCTGAGGCGATCGCAGCGGCTGTTGAGACGGTAACAAATACAGTCGGTAACGCTGGGATCTCAGGTTTGGTAAATAACGCCGGGGTTGCCGTCCCAGGGCCGTTAGAGTTGTTACCCATCGCCGAATTTGAACGACAGATGCAGATCAATGTCACTGGGCAATTAGCAGTGACACAGGCATTTCTTGGGCTATTACGCCAAGGTCGGGGTCGAATTGTCAATATGGGTTCCATTAGTGGTAGAAGTGCTGCGCCGTTCTTGGGAGCCTACAATGCTTCAAAATATGCTCTGGAGGCACTTACCGATGTAATGCGGATGGAGTTACGACCTTGGGGAATCTCCGTTTCAATTATCGAACCTGGGGCGATCGCTACCCCAATCTGGGAAAAGTCTTTTGCTCAAGCGGACATGGCACGAGAAAATCTTTCCCCATCAGCGCAACATCTCTATGGTGAGGCAATGAATGCTGTACGTAAAAGTACTGGAATCATTGCATCTAAGGGAATTCCTGCGGAGATTGTAGCCCAGGCTGTGGTTCATGCCCTAACTGCAAAACATCCAAAGACGCGCTATCTGATTGGACAAGATGCCAAACTTGCAGCAATGCTTAAGCGCCTGTTGCCTGACAAATTGTATGACCGGATAATTTCATATTCGATGGGTTTGTAG